In Bacteroidales bacterium, the following are encoded in one genomic region:
- a CDS encoding MBL fold metallo-hydrolase — MKTPSIYLLTVMLFTCFLAYPEPGYTQHKETKQYPVREIRDGIYLIGAFGCNIAVSEGSDGLLIVDSGRKESAGTLDSVLFYSFNLPVRYVLNTHYHYDHAGGNEKFGKDGAIIAGHSNCRKQMSKEWSVPEIVGIQYPTIPPYPEAALPKICFTDSLSLHFNGETIHAYHCPCAHSDADVVYHFKNANVVHAGDFFLSNGYPIIDNFHGGSFKGIIHAIDQVLSICDEQTIIIPGHGELSDKKGLLEYRTKLAETGKRIEKLFNGGKTLEEVLEANPARSLFKGDPSWLPPKLFVYGVYRDLSKIK; from the coding sequence ATGAAAACTCCCTCTATTTATCTTTTAACGGTTATGCTCTTTACCTGTTTCCTCGCCTACCCGGAACCAGGATATACCCAGCATAAGGAAACAAAACAATATCCGGTTCGGGAGATAAGAGACGGAATCTACCTGATCGGTGCTTTCGGTTGCAACATAGCTGTATCCGAAGGATCTGACGGGCTGCTGATCGTCGATTCCGGCCGTAAGGAAAGTGCGGGAACTTTAGATTCCGTATTATTTTATTCTTTTAATCTACCTGTCCGGTATGTGTTAAACACGCATTATCATTACGACCACGCTGGCGGGAACGAGAAATTTGGCAAAGATGGAGCCATTATTGCAGGCCACAGCAACTGTAGAAAACAAATGTCAAAGGAATGGAGCGTCCCGGAAATTGTTGGGATACAATACCCCACCATTCCACCTTATCCTGAGGCTGCCCTGCCAAAAATATGCTTTACCGACTCTCTATCCCTTCATTTCAATGGCGAAACCATTCATGCTTACCATTGTCCCTGTGCCCATTCAGATGCGGATGTAGTGTATCATTTCAAAAATGCCAACGTGGTTCATGCCGGAGATTTTTTCCTTTCCAATGGCTATCCCATTATCGACAATTTTCATGGCGGCTCATTCAAAGGAATTATCCATGCCATAGATCAAGTGCTAAGCATCTGTGATGAACAAACCATCATCATTCCAGGCCATGGCGAATTGTCAGACAAGAAAGGCCTGCTGGAATACCGCACCAAACTGGCAGAAACAGGTAAGCGAATAGAAAAACTTTTCAATGGAGGCAAAACGCTGGAAGAGGTTTTAGAAGCAAACCCGGCCAGAAGCCTTTTCAAAGGAGATCCATCCTGGCTGCCTCCTAAGCTTTTTGTGTATGGGGTATATAGAGATCTATCAAAAATTAAATAA